The Arthrobacter sp. NicSoilC5 genome has a window encoding:
- a CDS encoding Hsp20/alpha crystallin family protein, whose product MTDLMKWFESRRSPMDVIERLFEGDVGSSAIRVEEMVDGNTLVVRAELPGIDPEKDVDVTVSDGVLSIKAERQEKKEQKDKDSYRSEFRYGSFVRRIPLPGGVQQGDVTASYKDGVLEVRAPMPDQGQAAAAASKIPISRG is encoded by the coding sequence ATGACTGACCTGATGAAATGGTTCGAAAGCCGCCGTTCCCCGATGGATGTCATCGAAAGGCTTTTCGAAGGCGACGTGGGTTCCTCGGCCATCCGGGTTGAGGAGATGGTGGACGGCAACACACTCGTGGTGCGCGCCGAACTGCCCGGCATCGATCCGGAAAAGGACGTCGACGTGACGGTTTCCGACGGCGTGCTGTCCATCAAGGCGGAGCGGCAGGAGAAGAAGGAGCAAAAGGACAAGGACAGCTACCGGTCCGAGTTCCGGTACGGGTCCTTCGTCCGGCGGATTCCCCTTCCCGGCGGCGTCCAGCAGGGTGACGTCACCGCCTCCTACAAGGACGGCGTCCTTGAAGTCCGGGCGCCCATGCCGGACCAGGGACAGGCAGCCGCGGCGGCGTCGAAGATCCCCATCAGCAGGGGTTGA